A single genomic interval of Lewinellaceae bacterium harbors:
- a CDS encoding bifunctional 5,10-methylenetetrahydrofolate dehydrogenase/5,10-methenyltetrahydrofolate cyclohydrolase: protein MNILDGRQLAKTIRAELAEEVKAIVAGGGRPPHLAAVLVGEDPASQVYVRNKVRSCEKAGFRSTLVRKPADTGEADLLAVVDQLNRDDEVDGFIVQLPLPGHINEEKVTLAIRPEKDVDGFHPVNFGRMAQGLPCYLPATPAGILEMMRRYEIPTEGKEVVVIGRSNIVGTPISILLSRKAYPGNATVTICHSRTKGLENHLRRADIVVAAIGIPEFVKGGMVKEGVVIIDVGINRVEAPGTEKGYRLCGDVDFESVSPRASLITPVPGGVGQLTVVSLLMNTLKAAKGEIYV from the coding sequence ATGAATATTCTCGATGGAAGGCAACTGGCTAAAACTATCCGGGCGGAGCTCGCGGAAGAAGTAAAGGCGATCGTGGCCGGCGGAGGCCGCCCCCCGCACCTGGCGGCAGTTCTGGTGGGAGAAGACCCCGCCAGCCAGGTATACGTGCGCAACAAAGTCCGCTCCTGTGAAAAGGCAGGTTTTCGTTCCACGCTGGTGCGCAAGCCGGCGGATACCGGCGAGGCTGACTTGCTCGCTGTCGTCGATCAGCTCAACCGGGATGACGAGGTGGACGGGTTCATTGTTCAGTTGCCGCTGCCGGGCCATATCAACGAGGAGAAAGTCACCCTGGCCATCCGCCCGGAGAAAGACGTCGACGGTTTTCACCCCGTCAATTTCGGCCGGATGGCGCAGGGCCTGCCCTGCTACCTGCCCGCCACGCCGGCGGGCATCCTGGAGATGATGCGGCGCTATGAGATTCCGACGGAAGGCAAGGAGGTGGTCGTCATCGGCCGCAGCAACATCGTCGGCACGCCCATCAGCATACTGCTATCCCGCAAAGCCTATCCGGGCAACGCGACCGTGACGATCTGCCACAGCCGGACCAAAGGGCTGGAGAACCATCTCCGGCGGGCCGATATCGTGGTGGCGGCCATCGGCATTCCCGAATTCGTCAAAGGCGGCATGGTGAAAGAAGGGGTTGTCATTATCGATGTAGGCATCAACCGGGTGGAAGCTCCCGGGACAGAAAAAGGCTACCGCCTGTGCGGCGATGTCGACTTTGAATCGGTGAGCCCCCGGGCGAGCCTCATCACTCCGGTGCCGGGAGGTGTCGGCCAATTGACGGTCGTGTCGCTTTTGATGAATACGCTCAAGGCCGCAAAGGGGGAAATTTATGTTTAA
- a CDS encoding proprotein convertase P-domain-containing protein, whose amino-acid sequence MSISTKIMAPVVAAVFLLAAIPAVSQTIVMGTQSSVNTCGGLFVDSGGNNAGYSPNESSTITICPDLPGDYIQLNFSGVDISTEDAFCFYDGQDTNAPQLDCYADNLGTNQTFILQATAANSTGCLTLTFESDGAIEGDGWNADIRCITACQNIFVDLASTDPPVMPADTGWINICPGDRVSFLGQGSYPQNGVDYQHSDLTSEFTWDFGDGTMAVGPDVSHVYDEPGGYIVQLAIEDQRGCRSLNFINQRIRVATYPDFSTGNLPDEICVGDTVSLNASVDTLDANSVISVVSTEGSFQTSGVLSDSLALPDGTGADYSTSISFTNFAPGQTLTDISQLLGICVSMEHSWMYDLDVELECPNGTSVILQDQEFISNEVHLGEPYEADDNNTPNPPGQGVGYDYCWTPTSTNGTWTEFAQSNDPGGIADYTLPSGDYESFESLNALVGCPLNGEWTIIVTDRWASDNGWIFEWSIDFDASLYPELETYRPQFTDFEWKYTPSILEYSADSLSIMASPQNAGTASYNFIVTDDYGCMHDTSVSITVLPFSHPDCHNCSENLSPVPDTTVCEGEPVTLDVAADIPAESAITFEAVPQEPFGNGNYPPASPFESVIAINSIAPTTLADPLNQIVSVCINIQTNWNDDLDLYLEAPSGQLLELSTGNGGGSDNYSNTCFTPSALTPITGGTGPFTGDFQPEGNWNALQGATINGDWKLIASDRIAPNDVGEFLSWSITFNSTNEVTYAWTGAGLSCTDCPAPVATPSATTTYTVNTDDSYGCTYSDMITVEVVNDIPAPVVSCEQNEDGSLTFSWQPVGNFTQYEFNASLNGVASGWQGPVSLNSYTADNLSFGDEVFLEVRVFVANNQGCTVNTGSGTCVSDACALSASLLDAPVGVSCFGASDGAATLQAAGGLSPLQYLLNGNPAGANGDFTGLIAGDYEAVAIDADGCRDTVLFNISEPDSISIGIQASRLIDCNGAATGELQAAVQGGSGMYAYSWNTTPPITTATASGLTAGVYELTVTDSQGCTAIAGETLNEPPALELEFNATDATCAGLADGSAQAVATGGNGNLSFSWDSGSNSNALSNLIAGSYCVTVTDANGCQATGCTEVGAPAALQVDSISINPVRCNGEESGSATIYISGGDGSYSYQWNDNLAQISRSATLLAADTYTVVVTDGNGCQVTAQATVPEPEPLAATFSNQDASCKGFNDGASTVTATGGVGAYTYTWQDGQSTSTAQELAANTYNLTITDANGCTLEASTSIGEPATAVTAAITQGRQGCFGQSDNELTVAGSGGSSAAYSYLWSDGQTTATATGLDSVAYSVTVTDSNGCEAVATATPKDFERLTFLVIPEPPSCNGYADGRLGVNDISGGAGSVLEDYSFIWSNGATGPTANNLLGGVTYSVTATDSRGCTATRMKLLTQPQPITFELAANDARCFGNEDGSIAVNNINGDFPPYTYAWSDGQQTATAQDLPAGPYSVTVTDAQGCFASRTAAVAQPAPLEVNFEKEDNPCFGDSKGSIDIGIKGGVPGYSIMWSTGDTNTSLSSLPAGEYIVTVTDQNGCEMEVSNIIEEPDPLEASLAKKDPTCFGFQDGAITIAPSGGTPPYRYSLDGDFFSGSSMLIGLKANEYNVRIRDAKGCSFSKRIELTNPAPFAVTTGADDYTIALGDTLALAGSAQNAAGTPEYIWMAPYEGTLDCNECQATRAFPGTSILYELYGIDENGCESTHKFYVYVQKDRIVAVPTGFTPNGDNTNDILRVHGKDGTMVKRFQVFDRWGELLYQETDFPINSETIGWDGSFRGQPANGGVYIWYVVVEYEDGMEEAFRGHSTLIR is encoded by the coding sequence ATGAGCATCTCTACTAAGATCATGGCGCCAGTTGTGGCGGCTGTCTTTCTATTGGCTGCTATCCCGGCCGTTTCTCAAACCATCGTAATGGGAACCCAAAGCTCCGTAAATACCTGTGGAGGGTTGTTTGTGGATAGCGGCGGAAACAACGCCGGCTACTCCCCCAATGAGAGTTCTACCATTACCATCTGCCCGGACCTGCCGGGCGATTATATCCAGCTGAACTTTTCCGGAGTGGACATCAGCACCGAAGACGCCTTCTGTTTCTACGACGGACAGGATACGAACGCCCCGCAACTGGACTGCTACGCCGACAACCTGGGCACGAACCAAACTTTCATCCTGCAGGCCACTGCCGCCAACTCTACGGGCTGCCTGACCCTCACTTTCGAGTCCGATGGCGCAATCGAAGGCGACGGATGGAACGCCGACATCCGGTGCATTACGGCTTGCCAGAATATTTTCGTCGACCTGGCTTCCACCGACCCTCCGGTCATGCCGGCCGATACCGGCTGGATCAACATCTGCCCCGGCGACCGGGTTTCCTTCCTGGGCCAGGGCAGTTATCCCCAGAATGGAGTAGACTATCAGCATTCCGACCTCACCTCCGAATTTACCTGGGATTTCGGAGACGGGACCATGGCCGTTGGCCCTGACGTTTCCCACGTGTACGACGAACCGGGAGGTTACATCGTGCAGTTGGCTATTGAAGACCAACGCGGCTGCAGGAGCCTCAATTTTATCAATCAGAGGATTAGGGTGGCCACCTATCCCGATTTTTCCACCGGCAACCTGCCCGATGAAATCTGCGTCGGCGATACCGTTTCCCTCAATGCTTCGGTGGATACCCTCGACGCCAATAGTGTGATCTCGGTCGTATCCACCGAAGGAAGCTTCCAGACCTCAGGAGTGCTCTCCGATTCGCTGGCCCTGCCGGATGGAACCGGAGCGGATTATTCTACCAGCATTAGTTTCACCAACTTCGCGCCGGGCCAAACCCTTACCGACATAAGCCAGTTGCTCGGAATCTGCGTCAGCATGGAGCACTCCTGGATGTACGACCTGGATGTGGAACTGGAATGCCCAAACGGAACCAGCGTTATCCTTCAGGACCAGGAATTCATCAGCAACGAGGTGCACCTCGGCGAACCTTATGAAGCCGACGACAACAACACGCCCAACCCGCCCGGCCAGGGAGTGGGTTATGATTATTGCTGGACCCCAACCTCCACCAATGGCACCTGGACCGAATTCGCCCAGTCTAACGACCCTGGAGGAATTGCCGACTACACCCTGCCCTCCGGCGATTACGAGTCCTTCGAATCCCTGAACGCCCTCGTCGGCTGCCCGCTCAACGGGGAATGGACCATTATCGTGACCGACCGCTGGGCCAGCGACAACGGCTGGATTTTCGAATGGAGCATCGATTTCGACGCCAGCCTTTACCCTGAACTGGAAACTTACCGCCCCCAGTTTACAGACTTCGAATGGAAATACACCCCTTCCATTTTGGAATACAGCGCCGATTCTTTGAGCATTATGGCTTCGCCGCAAAATGCCGGCACGGCGAGTTACAATTTTATAGTCACCGATGATTATGGCTGCATGCATGACACCTCGGTTTCCATCACGGTGCTTCCTTTTTCACATCCGGACTGCCACAACTGTTCGGAAAACCTCAGCCCGGTTCCCGATACCACCGTCTGTGAAGGAGAACCCGTCACTCTCGACGTGGCCGCCGATATCCCTGCCGAGTCTGCCATTACCTTCGAAGCCGTGCCTCAGGAGCCGTTCGGCAACGGCAATTATCCGCCGGCCAGCCCTTTCGAGTCGGTTATTGCTATAAACAGCATCGCTCCAACGACCCTGGCCGACCCGTTGAACCAGATCGTTTCGGTCTGCATCAATATACAAACCAATTGGAATGACGACCTGGATCTTTACCTGGAAGCGCCCAGCGGCCAGTTGCTGGAATTGAGCACCGGCAACGGCGGAGGGTCAGACAATTATTCCAACACCTGTTTCACGCCATCCGCCCTCACCCCCATCACCGGCGGTACCGGGCCCTTTACCGGCGACTTTCAGCCGGAAGGAAACTGGAATGCCCTTCAGGGCGCAACGATCAATGGCGACTGGAAACTCATAGCTTCCGACCGCATCGCGCCCAATGACGTCGGGGAGTTCCTTTCCTGGTCGATTACCTTCAATTCTACCAATGAGGTAACCTATGCCTGGACTGGCGCCGGCCTGAGCTGTACTGACTGCCCGGCGCCGGTAGCCACTCCGTCGGCAACGACTACCTACACCGTCAACACCGACGACTCCTACGGTTGCACGTATTCCGATATGATCACTGTCGAGGTGGTAAACGACATACCCGCTCCGGTGGTCAGTTGCGAACAGAATGAAGATGGTTCGCTTACCTTCAGTTGGCAGCCGGTGGGCAACTTCACCCAGTATGAGTTCAACGCCAGCCTCAACGGGGTTGCCTCCGGCTGGCAGGGCCCGGTTTCCCTGAATTCTTATACTGCCGACAACCTATCCTTTGGCGACGAAGTCTTTCTGGAGGTCCGGGTTTTTGTAGCCAACAACCAGGGCTGCACCGTGAACACAGGCAGCGGCACCTGTGTGTCGGATGCCTGTGCGCTGTCCGCTTCTCTGCTGGATGCCCCGGTGGGAGTTTCCTGTTTCGGCGCCTCCGACGGAGCCGCCACCCTGCAGGCCGCCGGCGGCCTCAGCCCGCTGCAGTACCTGCTCAACGGCAATCCCGCCGGCGCTAATGGCGATTTCACTGGCTTGATTGCCGGCGATTACGAAGCTGTAGCCATAGACGCGGACGGCTGCCGGGATACGGTGCTGTTCAACATCAGCGAACCGGACAGCATCAGCATCGGAATCCAGGCCAGCCGGCTGATCGATTGCAATGGCGCTGCCACCGGCGAATTGCAAGCCGCAGTGCAAGGGGGCAGCGGCATGTATGCCTACAGTTGGAATACAACGCCACCCATTACAACGGCTACCGCTTCGGGCTTAACGGCCGGCGTTTACGAATTGACGGTAACCGACAGCCAGGGGTGTACGGCCATAGCCGGGGAAACGTTGAATGAACCTCCTGCCCTGGAACTGGAATTCAACGCAACCGACGCCACCTGCGCCGGCCTTGCCGATGGCAGCGCCCAGGCTGTCGCCACCGGAGGCAACGGCAACCTCAGCTTCTCCTGGGATTCCGGCAGCAACAGCAACGCTTTGTCCAACCTGATAGCCGGCTCCTATTGCGTAACGGTGACGGACGCCAACGGCTGCCAGGCAACGGGATGTACCGAAGTAGGAGCGCCGGCTGCCCTTCAGGTAGATTCCATTAGCATCAATCCCGTGCGTTGCAACGGAGAGGAATCGGGAAGCGCCACCATTTATATTTCCGGCGGCGACGGCAGCTACAGCTATCAATGGAATGACAACCTGGCGCAGATCAGCCGGTCGGCCACCCTGCTGGCCGCCGACACCTATACCGTAGTCGTTACTGACGGCAACGGTTGCCAGGTGACGGCTCAGGCCACCGTCCCGGAACCCGAACCGCTGGCAGCCACCTTTTCCAACCAGGATGCCTCCTGCAAAGGCTTTAACGACGGCGCCTCGACCGTGACAGCAACCGGAGGCGTTGGGGCATATACCTACACCTGGCAGGATGGACAATCCACCAGTACTGCGCAGGAGCTGGCTGCCAACACCTACAACCTGACCATAACAGACGCCAACGGCTGCACCCTGGAAGCCTCCACCAGCATCGGCGAGCCGGCAACCGCCGTGACCGCCGCCATCACCCAGGGCCGCCAGGGCTGCTTTGGCCAAAGCGACAATGAGTTGACCGTCGCCGGCAGCGGCGGCAGCAGCGCCGCTTATTCCTACCTGTGGAGCGACGGGCAAACCACCGCCACCGCCACCGGGCTGGATTCTGTTGCCTATTCGGTGACCGTGACGGACAGCAACGGCTGCGAGGCAGTGGCCACCGCCACTCCGAAGGACTTTGAGCGGCTCACCTTCCTGGTCATCCCGGAACCGCCTTCCTGCAATGGTTACGCCGACGGGCGCCTGGGCGTCAACGACATTTCCGGCGGAGCCGGCTCCGTTTTAGAAGATTACTCCTTCATTTGGAGCAACGGCGCCACCGGGCCTACTGCCAACAACCTCCTGGGCGGGGTCACTTATTCCGTAACGGCCACCGACAGCCGAGGCTGCACCGCCACCCGGATGAAACTGCTGACCCAGCCACAGCCGATTACCTTCGAGCTCGCCGCAAATGATGCCCGCTGTTTTGGCAACGAGGACGGCTCCATTGCAGTAAACAATATCAATGGCGATTTTCCTCCCTATACCTACGCCTGGAGTGACGGGCAGCAAACTGCTACCGCTCAGGATTTGCCTGCCGGGCCGTACAGCGTGACCGTAACCGATGCCCAGGGCTGCTTCGCTTCCCGTACGGCCGCCGTTGCCCAGCCGGCGCCTCTGGAAGTCAATTTCGAGAAAGAAGACAACCCCTGCTTTGGCGACAGCAAAGGGAGTATTGACATAGGAATAAAAGGAGGCGTGCCCGGTTATTCCATAATGTGGTCCACCGGCGACACCAACACTTCCCTCAGCAGCCTGCCCGCCGGGGAATACATCGTGACCGTAACCGACCAGAATGGCTGTGAAATGGAAGTCTCCAACATCATAGAAGAACCTGATCCGCTGGAGGCTAGCCTGGCGAAAAAAGACCCTACCTGCTTTGGTTTTCAGGACGGGGCCATTACCATTGCTCCCAGTGGCGGAACCCCTCCCTACCGGTACAGCCTGGACGGCGATTTCTTCAGCGGCTCCAGCATGCTGATCGGCCTGAAGGCCAATGAGTACAACGTGCGCATCCGCGACGCCAAAGGTTGCAGTTTCTCCAAACGGATCGAACTGACGAACCCTGCCCCCTTTGCCGTTACTACGGGAGCGGACGACTACACCATCGCTCTGGGAGACACGCTGGCCCTGGCCGGCAGCGCGCAGAATGCCGCCGGAACGCCGGAATACATCTGGATGGCGCCCTACGAAGGAACGCTGGACTGCAACGAATGCCAGGCTACCCGAGCCTTTCCGGGCACTTCCATACTGTACGAGCTTTACGGCATCGACGAAAATGGATGCGAATCCACCCACAAATTTTATGTCTATGTGCAAAAGGATAGAATAGTTGCCGTCCCTACCGGCTTCACGCCCAATGGAGATAATACCAACGACATCCTGCGCGTACACGGCAAAGACGGCACCATGGTCAAGAGGTTCCAGGTTTTTGACCGCTGGGGCGAACTTTTGTACCAGGAAACGGACTTCCCCATCAACTCCGAAACCATCGGATGGGACGGCTCCTTCCGGGGGCAGCCGGCCAACGGCGGGGTCTACATCTGGTATGTGGTTGTAGAGTACGAGGACGGCATGGAGGAAGCCTTTCGTGGGCACAGCACGTTGATCCGATAA
- a CDS encoding class I SAM-dependent methyltransferase produces the protein MHLRLTWKYLQYYWRARTRYGLHSPFVYELVENTVEDSRTFYAFPIIEGLRRLLLRDDTQITITDHGAGSKVESGTRRKVSSLARHSAISPATGRLLFRLVHFTKPATLLELGTSLGLSTAYQAAAALQSAMITIEGCPETAALARQHFQQLNLPNVRLLDGTFREKLPEALRELKRLDYLYLDGDHRRGASLEYFELCLPYAHAGSVFAIADIHWSGEMERAWGEMRRHPRVSLSVDLFHVGLLFFRKKQREKEHFTVIKASWKPWRMGFFR, from the coding sequence ATGCACCTTAGGCTAACCTGGAAATACCTGCAGTACTACTGGCGGGCCAGGACCCGCTACGGCCTGCATTCGCCTTTCGTGTACGAGTTGGTGGAAAACACGGTGGAGGATAGCCGAACCTTCTACGCCTTTCCCATCATCGAGGGCCTGCGCCGCCTATTGCTGCGGGATGACACCCAGATCACCATCACCGACCACGGCGCCGGCTCGAAAGTAGAATCAGGTACCCGGCGCAAGGTAAGCAGCCTCGCCCGCCATTCGGCTATCAGCCCGGCCACCGGGCGGCTTTTGTTCCGGCTGGTGCACTTCACCAAGCCCGCTACCCTGCTGGAACTGGGTACTTCGCTGGGCCTTTCCACCGCCTACCAGGCGGCGGCGGCCCTTCAATCTGCGATGATCACCATCGAAGGCTGCCCGGAAACGGCGGCGCTGGCCCGGCAACATTTTCAACAGCTAAACCTGCCCAACGTGCGCCTGCTCGACGGCACTTTCCGGGAGAAGCTGCCCGAAGCGCTTAGAGAACTGAAACGCCTGGACTACCTCTACCTCGATGGCGACCACCGGCGCGGCGCCAGCCTGGAATATTTTGAGCTATGCCTGCCCTATGCCCACGCCGGCAGCGTATTCGCGATTGCCGACATCCACTGGTCGGGCGAGATGGAAAGAGCATGGGGGGAGATGCGCCGCCACCCCAGGGTGAGCCTGTCGGTGGACCTCTTCCACGTCGGCCTGTTGTTCTTCCGGAAGAAACAGCGGGAAAAGGAGCATTTTACGGTCATTAAGGCGTCGTGGAAACCGTGGCGGATGGGGTTTTTCAGGTAA
- a CDS encoding AAA family ATPase: protein MAEEYLHPEIKKFKFRELKVYASTEWLADNKKKYRQVFDRFETTYVYAELSFYNKLFDVEDWEVEVELKCYIMKKSPKLLCSLPFRRKVSKYDHIMYIREGWGNKNEGAFWKKGTYYWEAWVEGEKVATKYFYVEEAGQEALPRENAYLDVQSLKLYEGPYDDVIEDERIYYKTFSSEETRYIYVEISLRNLHGDKAWHCELFTKFYNDARELKGQVVRLQRIDKRDEIIRITAGWGSNVKGSWRKDRYTAEIVFMDKLLAVVPFEVAEEFEEGVAGVLLPDRQSPVILAPDEGFNQTFEEVMVRLDALIGLDAIKSQVLDHAKYIQFLQLRKEKGFREKEEINVHSVFIGNPGTGKTTVAKMMGLLYKKMGLLTKGHVHEVDRVDLVGEYIGQTAPKVKEAIEKARGGVLFIDEAYALARSNDDSKDFGREVIEILVKEMSNGPGDLAVIVAGYPKEMKHFLDSNPGLKSRFKLYFEFSDYLPQELSHIADFACREKGVVLTEKAKKKIDEIIINAFRKRDRSFGNARFVYDLIEKSKINLGLRIMSDENPHIMDKEKLSLVRLGDVEKIDVEAKPELPNIPVDEPLLKESLDKLYRLVGMENIKAQISELVRLVRFYRETNRDVLNSFFLHTVFIGNPGTGKTTVARILTQIYKSLGVLERGHMVETDRQGLVAGHVGQTAIKTAERIDESMGGVLFIDEAYSLTMRSGSGGDFGDESIQTLLKRMEDHRGRFFVFVAGYPDNMEAFLKANPGLNSRFDKILKFEDYTPKELNRIALQMLSEEGVVPTPDAEEHIKEYLAFLHEYRDKYFGNARTVRNIVNEAIKNHNLRLAALAPEDRAATPANILTLEDVLPFKTDKSTFTFNKKSIGFRRGATE, encoded by the coding sequence ATGGCCGAAGAATACCTCCATCCGGAAATAAAAAAGTTCAAATTCCGTGAACTGAAAGTCTATGCCTCCACGGAATGGCTGGCGGACAACAAGAAAAAGTACCGCCAGGTATTCGACCGGTTTGAGACTACCTATGTCTACGCCGAACTCTCTTTCTACAACAAGCTTTTTGATGTGGAAGACTGGGAAGTAGAGGTAGAACTGAAGTGTTATATCATGAAGAAGTCCCCCAAGCTACTCTGTTCCCTGCCGTTCCGGCGCAAGGTGAGCAAGTACGACCACATCATGTATATCCGCGAAGGGTGGGGCAATAAGAATGAAGGGGCATTCTGGAAGAAAGGAACTTATTACTGGGAAGCCTGGGTAGAGGGAGAGAAAGTGGCTACCAAATATTTTTACGTGGAGGAAGCCGGCCAGGAGGCGCTGCCCAGGGAAAACGCCTATCTGGATGTGCAGTCGCTGAAGCTCTACGAAGGGCCTTATGATGACGTCATCGAGGATGAACGAATTTACTACAAAACTTTCAGCAGTGAAGAAACCCGCTACATCTACGTAGAAATTTCCCTGCGCAACCTGCATGGCGACAAGGCCTGGCACTGCGAGCTGTTCACCAAGTTCTACAACGACGCCCGGGAACTGAAAGGGCAGGTGGTGCGCCTGCAACGCATCGATAAACGGGATGAAATCATCCGCATCACGGCCGGCTGGGGCTCCAATGTCAAAGGCTCCTGGCGCAAGGACCGCTATACGGCGGAGATCGTTTTTATGGATAAGCTGCTGGCAGTGGTGCCTTTTGAAGTAGCCGAAGAGTTTGAAGAAGGGGTGGCCGGCGTTTTGTTGCCCGACCGGCAGTCTCCCGTCATTCTCGCTCCCGACGAAGGGTTTAACCAAACTTTTGAGGAGGTAATGGTCCGCCTCGACGCCCTGATCGGCCTGGACGCCATCAAGTCGCAGGTGCTCGACCACGCCAAGTACATACAGTTCCTTCAGCTTCGAAAGGAAAAAGGCTTCCGCGAAAAAGAGGAGATCAATGTCCATTCCGTTTTCATCGGCAACCCGGGGACGGGCAAGACGACCGTGGCTAAAATGATGGGCCTGCTTTACAAAAAAATGGGCCTGCTCACCAAAGGGCACGTGCACGAAGTAGACCGCGTCGACCTGGTGGGAGAATACATCGGCCAAACGGCCCCCAAGGTAAAAGAGGCCATCGAAAAGGCGAGGGGTGGGGTGCTGTTCATCGACGAGGCCTACGCCCTGGCGCGTTCCAACGACGACAGCAAAGATTTTGGCCGGGAAGTGATTGAGATACTGGTCAAGGAAATGTCGAACGGTCCGGGCGACCTGGCGGTGATCGTCGCGGGCTACCCCAAGGAAATGAAACATTTCCTGGACTCTAACCCGGGGCTGAAGTCCCGTTTCAAGCTGTATTTCGAATTTTCCGACTACCTGCCCCAGGAACTGTCGCATATCGCCGACTTCGCCTGCCGGGAAAAAGGAGTGGTGCTGACCGAAAAAGCCAAAAAGAAAATAGACGAGATCATCATCAACGCCTTCCGCAAGCGCGACCGCTCCTTCGGCAATGCCCGCTTTGTCTACGACCTGATCGAAAAATCCAAGATCAACCTGGGCCTCCGCATCATGTCTGACGAAAACCCCCATATTATGGACAAGGAGAAGCTTTCCCTGGTCCGCCTGGGCGATGTGGAAAAGATCGATGTCGAAGCCAAGCCGGAACTGCCCAACATCCCGGTGGATGAACCGCTACTGAAAGAGTCTCTCGACAAGTTGTACCGCCTCGTCGGCATGGAAAACATCAAGGCGCAGATCAGCGAGCTGGTCCGCCTGGTGCGCTTCTACCGGGAAACCAACCGCGATGTGCTGAACAGCTTTTTCCTGCATACCGTCTTCATCGGCAACCCCGGCACCGGCAAAACGACTGTGGCGCGCATCCTCACCCAAATCTACAAATCTCTCGGCGTGCTGGAGCGGGGCCACATGGTAGAAACCGACCGGCAGGGGCTGGTCGCCGGCCACGTAGGCCAAACGGCGATCAAGACCGCCGAGCGCATCGACGAATCTATGGGCGGCGTATTGTTTATCGACGAGGCTTACTCGCTGACCATGCGCTCCGGCAGCGGCGGCGACTTTGGCGACGAGTCCATCCAGACCCTGCTCAAGCGCATGGAAGACCACCGCGGCCGGTTCTTCGTCTTTGTCGCCGGCTATCCCGACAATATGGAGGCATTCCTCAAAGCCAACCCGGGCCTGAATTCCCGCTTCGACAAAATCCTCAAGTTTGAAGATTATACCCCTAAAGAACTGAACCGCATTGCCCTGCAGATGCTGTCGGAAGAAGGCGTCGTGCCGACGCCGGATGCGGAAGAACACATCAAGGAATACCTCGCTTTCCTGCACGAATACCGCGACAAATACTTCGGCAACGCCCGCACGGTGCGCAATATCGTCAACGAGGCCATCAAGAACCACAACCTGCGCCTGGCCGCCCTCGCGCCGGAAGACCGGGCCGCCACCCCGGCCAACATACTGACGCTGGAAGATGTGCTGCCCTTTAAGACGGACAAGAGCACGTTTACTTTCAATAAGAAATCTATCGGTTTCCGCCGCGGGGCTACGGAGTAG
- a CDS encoding PorP/SprF family type IX secretion system membrane protein has translation MRSNITLFAYFCLCCFLATPRKAQAQDPRFSQFYAAPAELNPAMIGVYEGKFRIVANYRELYSSILDKNAFRTIAASFDMRQRVQQQDYFGFGFSVLRDEAGLSEFHRTKANLGASFMKQLGGSRYATYDQYLVAGAQLGFGQHGLNWQKLWFSEQFDTGGGFIDASAPSGENFDKRTTDLYLDFNAGLLWYVLFDDHLSLYAGGALHHLNSPNVSFLEGSEDNLNTRWTAHAGGEIPFTRELSLLPAVAVMGQNTYFSTTVGANFRYTNREWKEVAIRAGGWVHLSNELESGVAMDAVVATAILEMERWNFGISYDVTTSLLASANNSRGAFELSFIYTHPAQWRSSVKCPNF, from the coding sequence ATGCGTTCAAATATTACCCTTTTTGCATACTTCTGCCTATGCTGCTTCCTGGCCACTCCCCGGAAAGCCCAGGCGCAGGACCCCCGTTTTTCTCAGTTTTACGCCGCCCCCGCAGAACTCAACCCGGCCATGATCGGCGTCTACGAAGGCAAGTTCCGGATCGTGGCCAACTACCGGGAGCTGTATTCCAGCATACTGGACAAAAATGCATTCCGGACCATCGCCGCCAGCTTTGACATGCGGCAGCGCGTTCAGCAACAAGACTACTTTGGCTTTGGCTTCAGCGTGCTGCGCGACGAGGCGGGCCTTTCAGAGTTCCACCGCACCAAGGCCAACCTCGGCGCTTCCTTTATGAAGCAGCTGGGCGGCAGCCGCTACGCCACATACGACCAGTACCTCGTCGCCGGGGCCCAACTCGGTTTTGGCCAGCACGGCCTCAACTGGCAGAAGCTCTGGTTCAGCGAACAGTTCGATACCGGCGGAGGCTTCATCGACGCCAGTGCGCCATCGGGGGAAAACTTCGACAAACGAACCACCGACCTGTACCTCGATTTCAATGCCGGCTTGCTTTGGTATGTCTTGTTTGACGACCACCTGAGCCTCTACGCAGGCGGCGCGCTGCACCACCTCAACAGCCCCAACGTCTCCTTCCTGGAAGGCAGCGAAGACAACCTCAATACCCGCTGGACCGCCCACGCCGGCGGCGAAATCCCCTTCACCCGGGAACTGAGCCTGCTGCCCGCTGTGGCTGTGATGGGCCAGAATACTTATTTCAGCACCACCGTCGGCGCCAACTTCCGCTACACCAACCGGGAGTGGAAAGAAGTGGCCATCCGGGCGGGAGGCTGGGTACACCTTTCCAACGAACTGGAAAGCGGAGTGGCGATGGACGCCGTGGTGGCCACCGCCATTCTGGAAATGGAGCGCTGGAACTTCGGGATCAGCTACGACGTGACGACCTCCCTGCTGGCCTCGGCCAACAATTCGCGGGGGGCGTTTGAATTGTCGTTTATTTATACGCATCCTGCCCAGTGGCGGAGTTCGGTGAAATGCCCTAATTTCTAA